A window of Nicotiana tabacum cultivar K326 chromosome 24, ASM71507v2, whole genome shotgun sequence contains these coding sequences:
- the LOC107778201 gene encoding ribulose-1,5 bisphosphate carboxylase/oxygenase large subunit N-methyltransferase, chloroplastic — MASVFSVHPLPSSSFLCPLKTTKSRTKHHQTFYTYQKTILINSLQLTELDPKIPQPVQTFWQWLCKEGVVTTKTPVKPGIVPEGLGLVAKRDIAKGETVLQVPKRFWINPDAVAESEIGNVCSGLKPWISVALFLLREKWRDDSKWKYYMDVLPKSTDSTIYWSEEELSEIQGTQLLSTTMSVKDYVQNEFQKVEEEVILRNKQLFPFPITLDDFFWAFGILRSRAFSRLRNQNLILVPFADLTNHNARVTTEDHAHEVRGPAGLFSWDLLFSLRSPLKLKAGDQLFIQYDLNKSNADMALDYGFIEPSSARDAFTLTLEISESDEFYGDKLDIAETNGIGETAYFDIKIGQSLPPTMIPYLRLVALGGTDAFLLESIFRNSVWGHLGLPVSRANEELICKVVRDACKSALSGYHTTIEEDEKLMEEGNLSTRLQIAVGIRLGEKRVLKQIDDIFRERELELDELEYYGERRLKDLGLVGEQGDIIFWEPK; from the exons ATGGCTTCTGTTTTCTCTGTACACcctttaccttcttcttctttcctctgTCCACTCAAAACCACAAAATCAAGAACAAAGCATCATCAAACTTTTTACACTTACCAAAAAACAATCTTGATAAATTCACTTCAGTTAACAGAACTTGACCCAAAAATACCACAACCAGTGCAAACATTTTGGCAATGGCTATGTAAAGAAGGGGTTGTAACAACAAAGACACCGGTAAAGCCAGGAATTGTACCAGAAGGTTTAGGACTTGTTGCTAAAAGAGATATAGCTAAAGGTGAAACTGTTTTACAAGTGCCTAAAAGATTTTGGATTAATCCAGATGCAGTTGCTGAATCTGAAATTGGGAATGTGTGTAGTGGATTGAAACCTTGGATTTCTGTTGCACTTTTCTTGCTTAGAGAGAAGTGGAGAGATGATTCCAAGTGGAAATATTATATGGATGTTCTTCCAAAGTCTACTGATTCTACTATATATTG GTCTGAAGAGGAGCTCTCTGAGATTCAAG GGACTCAACTGTTAAGCACGACGATGAGTGTGAAAGATTATGTGCAAAATGAATTTCAAAAAGTGGAAGAAGAAGTCATACTTCGTAACAAGCAGCTTTTCCCTTTTCCTATAACTTTGGATGATTTCTTCTGGGCATTTGGAATACTCAGATCAAGGGCATTTTCCCGTCTTCGGAATCAAAATCTTATTCTCGTCCCCTTTGCTGACCTG ACAAACCACAATGCCAGAGTGACAACAGAAGATCACGCGCATGAAGTTAGGGGACCAGCCGGTCTGTTCTCGTGGGATTTGTTATTTTCTTTACGAAGTCCATTGAAACTGAAAGCTGGAGACCAG CTTTTCATTCAATATGACCTGAACAAAAGTAATGCTGATATGGCGCTTGACTATGGTTTCATCGAACCAAGTTCAGCTCGTGATGCATTTACGTTAACATTAGAAATATCAGAGTCTGACGAGTTTTATGGAGACAAGCTGGATATAGCAGAGACAAATGGCATAGGAGAAACTGCTTACTTTGACATAAAGATTGGACAATCTCTCCCTCCTACTATGATTCCATATCTGAGGCTGGTTGCCCTAGGCGGAACTGATGCTTTCCTACTAGAATCAATTTTCAGAAATTCCGTTTGGGGTCATCTTGGTTTGCCTGTTAGCAGAGCAAATGAGGAGCTCATATGTAAAGTCGTACGAGATGCATGCAAATCTGCACTTTCTGGCTATCACACCACAATTGAAGAG GATGAGAAACTGATGGAGGAAGGAAACCTCAGTACAAGGCTTCAGATAGCAGTTGGGATAAGATTGGGGGAGAAGAGGGTATTGAAACAAATCGACGATATCTTTAGGGAAAGGGAACTGGAACTAGATGAATTAGAATACTACGGGGAAAGGAGGCTTAAAGATCTTGGCCTTGTTGGAGAGCAAGGAGATATCATATTTTGGGAGCCAAAGTAA
- the LOC107778200 gene encoding uncharacterized protein LOC107778200 produces the protein MGNFFSTLSDTNPSSPNSTTTMSSSTESSPTHESKSDLEPTHKSKSEIEPIRQPETAETQNSKEEINTETQEENGEKDKDTNLEEEEEEEEEEGECGFCLFMKGGGCKDTFTEWEKCIEEGEKNKEDIVDKCFEVTSALKKCMEAHSDYYAPILQAEKAAEAELNKELDKEKEQGNGGDASGSVSMDPTLDGNSNNS, from the coding sequence ATGGGAAACTTCTTTTCCACACTTTCAGATACAAACCCTAGCTCCCCCAATTCTACCACCACCATGTCTTCTTCCACTGAATCCTCACCGACCCACGAATCAAAATCCGATCTTGAACCGACCCACAAATCTAAATCCGAAATTGAACCGATCCGTCAACCCGAAACCGCTGAAACCCAAAACTCTAAAGAGGAAATCAACACAGAAACCCAAGAAGAAAATGGAGAAAAAGACAAAGATACCAatttggaagaagaagaagaagaagaggaggaggagggtgAATGTGGGTTTTGTTTGTTTAtgaaagggggaggatgtaaagaCACTTTTACTGAGTGGGAAAAATGCATTGAAGAAGGGGAAAAGAACAAAGAGGATATTGTGGATAAGTGTTTTGAGGTTACTTCTGCTTTGAAGAAGTGTATGGAAGCTCATAGTGATTATTATGCCCCTATATTACAGGCTGAGAAAGCTGCTGAGGCTGAATTGAACAAGGAGTTGGACAAAGAGAAGGAGCAAGGGAATGGTGGTGATGCTTCGGGATCCGTGTCGATGGACCCTACATTGGACGGGAATTCAAATAATTCTTAG
- the LOC107778199 gene encoding phosphate transporter PHO1 homolog 10: MKFGKDFKREMVPEWIEAYVDYNGLKQILQDIRHSKESKQPPTPARSLEQRLALYRNFSGLNLQSSAQNTGDIEDQVISVNTVHHENSGKFYITKFLGSPEGAENEIRFFNKLDQEFNKVNTFYKDKVDEVMREVTLLNKQMDALIALRIKVMGPGFDAFGSLQRLSFDINNSTPSRITSPLRMTTVDTDHMPVGTSFDPSYSRQGSSTNASHPKVPINRNTLREKRDIDSQKSDPLEILDHIKIVNTFESPMSTIRGVLKESKENDLSYKKEELKKVEQRLKIIFFEFYQKLRLLKHFSYMNLSALAKILKKYEKITSRKAARSYMKMVDKSYLGSSEEVTSLLDRVETTFIKHFSHSNRRKGMKILRPKHKIEKHRITFLSGFLSGCSIALLVAFILLRDDRKLMDKEEGASYLDKIVPLYSFYAYIVLHMLLYAANIYFWRRYKINYAFIFGFKQGTELSYREVFLLSNGLAMLVFAALLMHLHMNSRAEEYVTRIEYVPLGLMTVLLFITFCPFNIIYRSSRLFLIRCVFRCICAPLYKVTLPDFFLADQLTSQVEAIRSLEYYICYYTWVKSSHGHNTCQSHNVYNIFYFILAVIPYWFRFFQCIRRLFEEKDQAQAYNALRYFLTILAVVIKTAYSLRKSLTWEVLAILSSLVTTLFNTYWDIVVDWGLLRRKSKNKFLRDKLILRHKSVYFIAMVLDVLLRFAWLQLVLKFNVPSLQGSTVSSIFACLEVIRRGMWNFFRLENEHLNNVGKYRAFKSVPLPFVYHEEDDEDKEE; this comes from the exons ATGAAGTTTGGTAAGGACTTCAAAAGGGAAATGGTCCCAGAGTGGATAGAAGCTTATGTGGATTACAATGGACTCAAACAAATATTACAGGATATCCGCCATTCCAAGGAAAGCAAACAGCCTCCAACTCCTGCAAGAAGTTTAGAGCAGAGGTTGGCATTATATCGGAACTTTAGTGGTCTAAATCTACAATCCAGTGCTCAGAATACTGGTGATATTGAGGACCAGGTGATATCAGTGAACACGGTGCACCATGAAAACTCTGGAAAGTTTTACATAACAAAGTTCCTGGGATCTCCTGAAGGAGCAGAGAATGAAATTAGGTTCTTTAACAAACTAGACCAAGAGTTCAACAAGGTTAATACCTTCTATAAGGACAAGGTGGATGAAGTCATGAGGGAAGTAACTTTGCTGAATAAACAGATGGACGCGTTGATTGCGTTACGTATCAAGGTGATGGGTCCTGGTTTCGATGCTTTTGGTTCCCTTCAACGTCTTTCATTTGACATTAACAATTCAACGCCCTCGAGGATTACATCTCCTCTCAGAATGACAACTGTAG ATACAGATCATATGCCTGTCGGCACAAGTTTTGACCCAAGTTACAGCAGACAGGGTTCTAGTACTAATGCTTCACATCCTAAGGTTCCCATTAACCGCAATACTTTAAGAGAGAAGAGAGATATTGATTCACAGAAATCCGATCCTCTTGAAATCCTAGATCACATTAAGATTGTTAATACGTTTGAAAGTCCCATGTCGACTATAAGAGGCGTCTTGAAAGAATCCAAAGAGAATGATTTGAGTTATAAGAAAGAGGAACTAAAGAAGGTTGAACAGCGGCTGAAGATTATTTTCTTTGAGTTCTATCAAAAACTTCGCCTTCTAAAACACTTCAG CTATATGAACCTTTCTGCATTGGCCAAGATCCTCAAAAAATATGAAAAG ATTACATCTAGAAAAGCAGCAAGGTCATACATGAAAATGGTGGATAAATCTTACCTTGGAAGCTCTGAGGAG GTTACTAGTCTTCTGGACAGGGTAGAGACCACCTTCATCAAGCATTTTTCACACTCAAACCGCAGAAAAGGCATGAAAATATTGCGTCCAAAGCATAAAATAGAGAAACATCGTATAACGTTCCTGTCAG GTTTTCTCTCTGGTTGCTCGATTGCTCTACTAGTTGCTTTTATTCTATTAAGAGATGACAGAAAGCTGATGGATAAAGAAGAAGGGGCCTCTTATTTGGACAAGATAGTCCCACTTTACAG TTTTTATGCATACATTGTGCTGCATATGCTTTTATATGCTGCAAACATATATTTCTGGAGGCGCTACAAAATAAACTATGCGTTTATCTTTGGTTTCAAGCAAGGAACCGAGTTAAGCTATAGGGAAGTCTTTCTTCTTAGTAATGGTCTCGCAATGCTTGTCTTTGCCGCTCTCCTGATGCATCTGCACATGAATTCAAGAGCTGAAGAATATGTAACACGTATTGAATATGTTCCTTTGGGATTGATGACG GTTCTTCTTTTTATTACTTTCTGCCCATTTAACATCATTTATCGCTCAAGTCGTTTGTTCCTTATAAGATGCGTCTTTCGCTGCATCTGCGCTCCTCTTTACAAG GTCACGCTTCCAGATTTCTTTCTAGCAGACCAGCTTACTAGCCAG GTTGAGGCAATAAGGAGTTTGGAGTACTACATTTGCTATTATACTTGGGTTAAATCTTCTCATGGACATAATACATGCCAAAGTCACAATGTCTATAACATATTTTACTTCATACTAGCGGTCATACCATATTGGTTTCGGTTTTTTCAG TGTATCCGTCGACTGTTTGAAGAAAAAGATCAAGCACAGGCATACAATGCCTTGAGATACTTTTTGACAATTCTGGCAGTTGTTATTAAAACAGCTTATAGTCTGAGAAAAAGTTTGACTTGGGAGGTGTTGGCTATTCTTAGCTCACTTGTCACAACTCTTTTCAACACATACTGGGATATAGTTGTAGATTGGGGGTTATTGAGAAGGAAGTCCAAGAACAAGTTCTTGCGGGATAAGCTCATATTGCGCCATAAAAGTGTATACTTCATAGCCATG GTCTTGGATGTCTTGCTTAGATTTGCTTGGCTACAATTGGTATTAAAATTTAATGTGCCCTCTTTGCAAGGAAGTACTGTCTCAAGCATATTTGCTTGTCTAGAAGTAATTCGGCGTGGCATGTGGAATTTTTTCAG GTTGGAAAACGAGCACCTGAACAATGTAGGGAAATATCGCGCATTCAAGTCAGTACCACTTCCTTTCGTTTACCATGAAGAGGATGATGAGGACAAAGAAGAATAA